From the genome of Ptychodera flava strain L36383 chromosome 13, AS_Pfla_20210202, whole genome shotgun sequence:
AAGtatacaatctgattaaaatccgatGCAGTGATTGGTCGGCGATCTTTTACGCTTTCGTATTACGGTATCTTTTTCTGCGGTCCTCCCCTCACTCGGTGgaccacagaaaaaaaaacgttaGCTTAAAAGACCGCCCCATCACTACATCTAATTTTATAATAAAGTTACACCGGGGCGCACAATACTCTGCGTACAATATACGTACAATAAAGAAAGTTTGAACCAATGAGAGTTCCAGCAGCTCAAAGAACATAAAGAACCGATATGCTTAGGGTACCTCGCAAGCCATTCTGCAAAACAGGTTTAATTTAAAAAACACTTatattaattttgacaaaatgttacggGTAAGTGAATCATGAATGGTAGCACGGGCACACCTTTATGGAGTGACCGTGATAGTAGCCAtcaagcaaatttcaaagacatcGTTCAACACCTTTCGTTTACGGTAAACTGTCAATCCTATAGTTCTCGCATGGGTGCCTGTTGAATTCCATTGACTGTTGATGGGATTTAAGTCCTTTGCTCTGCTTTAAAATTTATGCACAGTTAGCAAATTTGCTCGGAGATAAAGCTGGCGACAAACCTGCcccttaaaaattaaaaaaaaaacacattgcaagtttcatcacattataAACATATACATTGCATAATCATTGCTGAACAAAGCAAGTGAAACAGCTATTGGATAAGCTGTCTCCGTTAAAGCAGATTTTCAACTCGAAAGCGAAGACCTACcactaaaaaacaaacaaactataaacaacaacaacaaaaatccaCAAATATCAACCTATCTAGGGCAAATATGTGTAAGCGACAAACTATGAAGcggtttattagtccccacggacaccgtccggggggacttataggtttggtcatgtccgtgcgtgcgtgcgtgcgtccgtgtgtgcgtccgtccgtgcgtccgtccgttcacgcagatatctcagagatgcctggagcgatttcattcaaacttggtacaaggattacttcatatgtcatacagatgcacgtcgatttgttttcgtgatacgatccaatatggctgccaggcggccattttattacgattttttcatgtacagagcaacaactcaggcatgtttcaactgattttattcaaagttgatacaaggacattgaccaatgtcatagatatgcacttcattttttggtgatacaatccaatatggccgccgtgcggccattttgttacgatttttcatgtacagagccataactcaggcgtatctcaatcgattttattcaaagttggtacaaggacattgacctatgtcatacatatgcacgtcaatttgttttgcgatacgatccaatatggccgccaggcggccattttattatgatattttcatgtacagagccattactcaggcatgtttcaacagattttattcaaagttggtacaaggacattgaccaatgtcatagctatgcacattaatttgttttgtgatacgatccaatatggccgctgtgcggccattttattacgattttttcatgtacagagccataactcaggcatatctcaaccgattttattcaaacttggtacaaggacattgacctatgtcatacacatgcacattgatttgttttgtaatacgatccaatatggccgccgtgtggccattttattacgttttttcatatccagaaccataactcagacatgtatcaagcgattttattcaaagttggtaaaaggagattgaccaatgtcatacatatgcacgttaatttgctTTGTGATACGATTGGTCATACAtttgcacgttaatttgttttgtgatacaattcaatatagctgctgtgcggccattttgttatgattttttcatgtcctgaactcagacatgtatcaagcgaatttattcaaaagtattttatcacagtatttttatcacagacctaatgaagaggagtctatcctctctgaggacctgtaatcaaagtacccattaacaagtggggactgtgtcatcaacgatgatttATTCGGAATATTGTCTTCCTGTGAAACTTACAAATCAAATTTGACTATTAAATTAGGCATGGCAGAAACATTTCTTGGCAATAATTGATGATAGAAGTAGAGGAATAGAGACAAGCCCCGTTTAATGCCATGTGTGCTTTGTAGAGTAGCAAAACACTACAATACAGAACGGGCAAACTGCAAGGTTGTAATGAATAATGTACATACGTTTATCTATTTTCTTTGGCTGGACTTACAACTAGCAGCTCTCTATCAGCATGCACACATGACATGTTTCCTTCAATTTTCCTAAGTATTCAAATGAAAGAACATTTCCTATGAAAAAAGCAGGTATAATCGTATCAAGAATACGGTCCTTCGATGAGCAGCGTTATATACGGAGGGGATGAGAcgtgtatttcaaaatacctgTACAAGTTACAATTTCTGATTTATTTTATCCCCGACAGATTCGTAAGACTATTAAAGAGCCAATCTTCACTTCAACTCATGTGGCCCATCGGAAGAAGCTTCTCATCTCAAAATTTGTTCCTCTGTCTGGTTATCTGCCAAGTTGTGGTCTGCATGTTATTTGTAATCTACCGCAACACACAGTCCTTGGAGCATCGATTAGCAATTCTTACCTCGAGATGGGCAGCGCGCGAAGACGGTTTTGATTTCCCAGAGGGTCCCTGGAATGTGACTGACAGCGATGTAGTTCGATGCAGCGATTTGATAAATGGCCGGTTCCCGTCAGAAGCCGCCATCAACAGAACAATTGATGCCATACGAGAGACCGTGATCAAGGACTATGAATTCATCGAGCTGACCAGAGACTGTACTAAATTCGCCTGGGAACGAGGTTATTACAACAAGCCAATTACAAAGGAAGAGCTAGATTTTCCATTGGCGTACACAATTCTCATGTACAGGTCGGTACACCAGGTAGAGCAACTACTACGCACCATCTACAGACCTCAAAACATTTACTGCATCCACATAGATTCGAAATCTCCACCTTTAGTCCACATCGGTATGGAGAGGATAAGCCGTTGCTTTGACAACGTTTTCATCGCATCAAATCTTGAAAATGTATATTGGGGCACAATAAACATCGTCAAGGCCGAGAGGCACTGTCAGAAAGATCTTCTGAACAGAACAGACGTGAGCAATTGGAAATACCTCATCAACTTGACCGGACAAGAGTTTCCATTGAAAACAAACTTAGAAATCGTACAAATATTGaaagagttcaaaggtcaaaacgATATACGTACTCTCGCCCAACCTGTAGAAGAGTGGACATATTACAGACACGTACTCGAAGGTGACACAATTCGCCAGACAACGCTTTTAAAAACGGAACCACCTCCCGACAAAGTGCCTGTACACAAAGGGCCCTTCTTCAGCGCCCTCGCGAGGCAATTTGTTGAATTCCTCCAGAGTGATATCGCCGACAAGTGGCTTGAATGGTTCAACGACACAAAGAACGCCGACGAGTCATTCACTCAAACTCTGGCTTCCTACCCTAACGCACCTGGAGGGCCCGGCCCGATTGGCAGCAAGGCGATAATCTCGCGGGATATCGTTTGGTCCAGCGAAAGGCTGAGGGAGCGTCGGCCCTGCTATGGGAAATTTGTCCGCCGAGTGTGCGTACACTCGTGGAGAGACCTCGTGCGCGTGTCGAAGAGTATACGATTATTTGCGAACAAATTTCACGTGGAGTACGATGGTTTGGTGCTACAGTGTCTTGAAGAGGCGATACACAATAAGACACACAATCCCCCAATGTTAACATTCCACTTTATCGACGATTTCTCAAGTTCAGAATAGGGCCATGATGATTTGTACCCGATGGATTTGTTTTCGTGACAAATTTTAAACTTGTATCTTGAGTTGAATTGGCATTTTCATCTAAGACAATTGATAGATGCAAACATAAAAACCCCACctgtttgagagagagagagagagagagagagagagagagagagagagagagagagagagagagagagagagaggtgatgatggtggtggtcgCGGCGgcggcgatgatgatgatgatgatggatcAATGAATTGGGATTAGGTCAAGGGGAACGGTAATCGAAAACGCGCAAAGTAAAATACACCTTAGTTTCACTTGTATCATCAATATGTGAACGCTGTGAATGACTGGAGAGTACGCACGTGTTTTGTAAAAGACAAGACATCTATCGAGCAATTGTGTGTAGGTTTCAAGATACACTTTATGTATACATGTTACGCTTGTTCGACTTATTTTAGAATACTAGTACAGTCCGATCATTTTCAATTCACTATCAAAGCATCAGGTCGAAGAATTGAATCTGTTCAAAAACGTTTTCTGTGGTTTTAGCATGTCAAAGCAGGTTTGCGCAAAGATAGTGCATGGTGTTATTGCAATTAGGAAACACTGTGTCCatttaataatatttctttGTTATACCTGCAACTAGATTATTTTTCACTTCAGGAatgtcttttatcatattttactTGTACAGattgtttcatattttacatgtaagtctCAGTGCTCCCTTTTGTGTGCAAGAGATTTAGTTTACGTGCCATGATGTTACCAAGAGACGATTCATTTGGAGATATTTCCGGTTTCTGTAATATGCATAGCAGTACTAGCATTCTTCCCATATTTTATCCTTGTCGATGTCATGTATATTTTCTGCGCTCTGTCTTGTGGCTTTTTGGTCTTTTTTTCTATAGatttgttgggtttttttgccatttttttacTAATCAACTTTTCCGTAAGTGCCAGCCGTCAGGCGCCGTTgacaagaataaaataaaataagtgatTTCTCCTTGCTATTATTCATGCATATGGTTTATGGTAGAGGCACTCATGttaattttgttgtaattaAATTAAATCTTCCTTAATTCTCAATCTTTTCGAAGACTAATAAGCAGAACAGATATATTCCAGGTTCAATCCGCGACGTGACGCGGCCATTCAACTCACTCGAAACACCATTTGTGagaatactttacaaaataatacCAATAAAAACTACGAACACATggttattttaatgaaaaatgtcattttaattCCGTAAAAAACGACAAATTCAAGTCCACCAACAGTGAATTAGTCGAACTTGAAATATGATACATTATCCCTGAGAGCAAAAGTTGCACAATCTAAGAGGATATCAACATGTCAGGGAACAAAGTTGAAAATTAAGAACACAACTCGTCTTATGATATATTCTAATGAGTGATATGGTATAATTGAATTTTTAGATATAAAGGCATAATTTTTTAGCAAAGTTAAAAAGACGCATTACCCTGTGTCCTCATAAGGTGACCTTGAATATCAATAATGTTATGAGCAAGTTAACAGAAAGTCTTCGAATACGAAGGCTATCAATGAGGTATACGTTGGTTCAATGTTTATGGGTAAAATTCACTGCATAAATATGGTTTGAAGCCAACGGATCTCTGTTCTACAGACCGGGCACTCGGAGCACTGACTTGCGCACTGCCGACAGCAGACCATGTGACCACACGGACAGAAAGCTGTGTTCATTCTCGCgtccatgcaaattttacaGGTCAGTGATTCTTCAATGTCCTGGAGCTTTCTGCGGAGTACAAAGCTCGTAGATTTCTTATTTTGCCGATCGGTCGGCGGTGTGTAGTTCACGAAGTCGACATCGCAATCCAGCAAGTCTCCTGTCGAGGTCCACTTTCGGACAGCGACCTCATGCGACGAATAGTTTAGTTCACCTTcgttttcaaaagtttgaagGAGATTGCCAGCGGACATGCTTCTCCCCCTGTACTGAAGATCGCCGTTTCCGTTGATTTCGGAAATACTTGTTTCGCTTTGCCTGAGACGCATTTGACGAAGTTGTCGCCTAGTAGGTTCGTGGAATCCTGCCCTGAAGCTGTCCGATGAACGCCTTTGTctgtgaaatatgaaatgaagatAACTTGTGATATAGCTCAAGGTGtttatcataatcatcatcagaatcatcataattatcataatcattatcatcatacgtatcatcatcattaccatcatCATCGTCTTCGTCGTTGTCGCTGTcaacgttgttgttgttgttgtgttgtatgCCTTTAAATTAAAGAcaagcaaaaatattttaaacattgtaGATGATCTTTACCTCAAATTACCAGTGCCTCTCGATTGTGACTCCGAAGTACTGTCGGCAGTATCAAT
Proteins encoded in this window:
- the LOC139147937 gene encoding beta-1,3-galactosyl-O-glycosyl-glycoprotein beta-1,6-N-acetylglucosaminyltransferase-like, whose product is MWPIGRSFSSQNLFLCLVICQVVVCMLFVIYRNTQSLEHRLAILTSRWAAREDGFDFPEGPWNVTDSDVVRCSDLINGRFPSEAAINRTIDAIRETVIKDYEFIELTRDCTKFAWERGYYNKPITKEELDFPLAYTILMYRSVHQVEQLLRTIYRPQNIYCIHIDSKSPPLVHIGMERISRCFDNVFIASNLENVYWGTINIVKAERHCQKDLLNRTDVSNWKYLINLTGQEFPLKTNLEIVQILKEFKGQNDIRTLAQPVEEWTYYRHVLEGDTIRQTTLLKTEPPPDKVPVHKGPFFSALARQFVEFLQSDIADKWLEWFNDTKNADESFTQTLASYPNAPGGPGPIGSKAIISRDIVWSSERLRERRPCYGKFVRRVCVHSWRDLVRVSKSIRLFANKFHVEYDGLVLQCLEEAIHNKTHNPPMLTFHFIDDFSSSE